A genomic stretch from Geothermobacter hydrogeniphilus includes:
- a CDS encoding response regulator — MAAKILIAEDSPTMRSLIVSTIAALGDYEIVEAANGFEALRILPREKVDLVITDINMPDINGLELVSFVKNNPNYQNTPLFIISTESSERDREKGMALGADAYLVKPFSPEELQSLIRQYLPQEA, encoded by the coding sequence GTGGCTGCCAAAATCCTGATTGCCGAAGATTCGCCGACCATGCGCTCGCTGATCGTTTCGACCATTGCCGCCCTCGGTGACTATGAAATCGTTGAGGCGGCCAACGGCTTTGAGGCCCTGCGGATTCTTCCTCGGGAAAAAGTCGATCTGGTCATCACCGATATCAATATGCCGGATATCAACGGTCTCGAACTGGTCAGCTTTGTCAAGAACAACCCCAATTACCAGAACACTCCGCTGTTTATTATCAGCACCGAAAGCAGTGAGCGTGACCGTGAAAAAGGCATGGCTCTCGGTGCGGATGCCTACCTGGTCAAACCCTTCTCCCCGGAAGAATTGCAGTCCCTGATCCGGCAGTATCTCCCGCAGGAGGCCTGA
- a CDS encoding response regulator: MSLVGNLEDLGLGDILQIVSLSRKSGVLTLSSRGREGKVIFYNGQVIRATSSVYRENLGHLLLRKELVDLDTLRRALELQAGSTERERLGTILSEQFGISRDAIEEVVKEQVEKIVYSFFAWTEGAFSFELGEQEDPAQVHVNPLQFMLDQGLNPQWLAMEGSRIIDEKRHRGEDPEETPIEPVTDLEELLGDLVAVKEQAGGAESELPLDEGDLLLAPTGDEKQPILLVDDDDLTRELLAEALAERGRNVRSFADGRAFLKALGDVAGSGGRPVLVVDLIMPRMDGSGILGGLELADRIADICPEAKAYVLTDHPNQDAEKKLREKGFPAVLAKPKKDVLRSGDGKRELQLLADRIIAGDGAGEPGVERPPSGDYHNIGRELIAELGDDAGLSSSRGPESPGLHLLKGMLQELNNPSLGGGIILLVLRFASELMNRAVIFLVKDDIVVGLGQFGIELKSSSADLNVRRIAIPRQESSVLASALKMMTPLKAEPGETEWDRYLQEQLGGGRPKEIFLGPILSEGKVVALLYGDNLPEKTPIGDTESLEIFLSQAGLAMEKALLERRLKLQDV, encoded by the coding sequence ATGAGTCTAGTCGGTAACCTCGAAGACCTCGGCCTGGGGGATATCCTCCAGATCGTCAGCCTCAGTCGCAAGTCCGGCGTACTGACCCTGAGCAGTCGCGGCCGCGAAGGGAAGGTCATTTTCTATAATGGCCAGGTTATTCGCGCTACCTCCAGTGTTTATCGCGAGAATCTCGGTCATCTGCTGTTGCGCAAGGAACTGGTGGATCTCGATACCCTGCGTCGGGCGCTTGAACTGCAGGCCGGTTCGACGGAGCGGGAGCGGCTCGGCACCATTCTCTCGGAACAGTTCGGGATTTCCCGTGATGCCATCGAAGAGGTGGTCAAAGAGCAGGTGGAGAAGATCGTTTACAGCTTCTTTGCCTGGACCGAGGGCGCCTTTTCCTTCGAACTCGGAGAGCAGGAAGATCCCGCCCAGGTCCATGTCAATCCCCTGCAATTCATGCTCGACCAGGGGCTCAACCCCCAATGGCTGGCCATGGAGGGCAGTCGCATCATCGATGAAAAAAGGCATCGTGGCGAAGATCCCGAAGAGACGCCGATTGAGCCGGTCACCGATCTTGAGGAACTGCTCGGCGATCTGGTCGCTGTCAAGGAACAGGCGGGCGGTGCCGAAAGTGAACTTCCGCTTGACGAAGGAGATCTGCTTCTTGCCCCGACCGGTGATGAAAAACAACCGATTCTGCTGGTTGATGATGACGACTTGACCCGTGAACTGCTCGCCGAGGCGTTGGCGGAACGGGGGCGCAATGTGCGCTCCTTCGCCGATGGTCGTGCCTTTCTCAAGGCACTGGGAGATGTTGCCGGCAGTGGCGGTCGACCGGTTCTGGTCGTGGATCTGATCATGCCGCGCATGGATGGCAGCGGCATCCTCGGCGGCCTGGAGCTGGCCGACCGGATTGCCGATATCTGTCCCGAAGCGAAGGCCTACGTGCTGACCGATCATCCCAATCAGGATGCCGAGAAAAAATTGCGTGAAAAAGGTTTCCCGGCGGTTCTCGCGAAACCGAAAAAAGATGTTCTTCGCTCCGGTGACGGGAAACGGGAACTGCAGCTTTTGGCTGACCGGATCATCGCCGGTGACGGAGCCGGGGAACCCGGCGTCGAGAGGCCGCCATCCGGAGACTATCACAATATCGGACGGGAACTGATCGCCGAGCTGGGGGATGATGCGGGACTCAGCTCTTCCAGGGGGCCTGAGTCGCCCGGACTCCATCTGCTCAAGGGCATGTTGCAGGAACTCAACAACCCGTCCCTTGGCGGCGGTATCATCCTGCTGGTACTGCGGTTTGCCAGCGAGTTGATGAACCGGGCCGTTATTTTCCTGGTCAAGGACGATATTGTCGTCGGGTTGGGCCAGTTCGGCATCGAACTCAAGAGTTCCTCCGCGGACCTGAATGTTCGCCGCATTGCCATTCCTCGTCAGGAATCGTCGGTTCTGGCGTCGGCCCTGAAAATGATGACGCCGCTCAAGGCCGAGCCCGGCGAGACCGAGTGGGATCGTTACCTGCAGGAACAGCTGGGGGGCGGTCGCCCCAAGGAAATTTTCCTTGGGCCGATCCTCAGCGAAGGCAAGGTGGTGGCCCTGCTTTATGGCGACAACCTTCCGGAAAAGACCCCCATCGGTGATACTGAATCGCTGGAAATCTTTCTTTCCCAGGCCGGTTTGGCGATGGAGAAGGCGCTGCTTGAACGACGTTTGAAACTGCAGGATGTATGA
- the tmk gene encoding dTMP kinase, translating into MAFFITLEGVEGSGKTTQAELLSIWLESNGYEVLRTREPGGCLIADRIRAILLDPAHQGMAADAELLLYAAARAQHVAEVIRPALARGQIVICDRYTAATLAYQGYGRGLDLDLIRTMNKLAVGTARPDLTLLLDYPTTAGVARARQRNRVNKGENEGRFEAEDEDFHNRVRDGYLQLAAEDKSISVIDARGSIEEVQMRLRQALNRRLPLPAPDRP; encoded by the coding sequence ATGGCGTTTTTCATCACACTCGAAGGGGTCGAAGGCTCCGGCAAAACCACGCAGGCCGAACTGCTGTCCATCTGGCTGGAATCAAACGGCTACGAGGTCCTCAGAACCCGTGAACCGGGAGGCTGTCTCATCGCCGACCGGATACGGGCCATCCTGCTTGATCCCGCCCATCAGGGGATGGCGGCCGACGCGGAACTGCTGCTCTACGCGGCGGCCCGCGCCCAGCACGTAGCCGAGGTCATCCGCCCCGCCCTGGCCCGGGGTCAGATCGTCATCTGTGACCGCTATACCGCGGCCACCCTGGCCTATCAGGGCTACGGCCGAGGGCTTGACCTCGACCTGATCAGGACCATGAACAAGCTGGCCGTGGGGACTGCGCGCCCTGATCTCACCCTGTTGCTCGACTACCCGACAACCGCCGGCGTCGCCCGGGCCCGGCAGCGAAACCGGGTGAACAAGGGAGAAAACGAGGGACGTTTCGAAGCCGAGGATGAGGATTTTCACAACCGGGTTCGCGATGGTTATCTTCAACTCGCCGCCGAAGATAAATCGATATCGGTTATTGATGCCCGTGGCAGCATCGAGGAAGTTCAAATGAGATTGCGACAAGCCCTCAACCGGCGATTGCCGCTGCCGGCCCCTGATCGACCATGA
- the era gene encoding GTPase Era — protein MQHEVHRGGYVALVGRPNVGKSTLLNRILGQKIAITSPKPQTTRNRILGILHRPDAQVMFLDTPGIHHAAGNKLNRYMVSQAHGAMNDVDCIMLLVEADRPVTAAEESVIRSISQSGRPALLVINKIDRVAPPALLDLIRRYSELHDFLEIVPVSALKGDGIEQLLDALLPHLPEGPPLYPEEMVTDQPERFIVAEMIREQVLKKLQKEIPYGTAVQIELFEDQPERDLVEIHAVIHVEREPHKRILVGKGGSMIRSIGQAARFDIERLLDTRVFLKLFVRVDRDWTRSDRLLREFGYE, from the coding sequence ATGCAGCATGAAGTTCATCGCGGCGGTTACGTCGCCCTGGTGGGGCGTCCCAATGTCGGCAAATCGACCCTGCTCAACCGTATTCTCGGGCAGAAGATCGCCATCACCTCGCCCAAACCCCAGACCACCCGCAACCGGATTCTCGGCATCCTGCATCGTCCTGATGCCCAGGTGATGTTTCTCGATACGCCCGGCATTCACCATGCGGCCGGCAACAAGCTCAACCGTTACATGGTCAGCCAGGCGCACGGCGCCATGAATGATGTTGACTGCATCATGCTGCTGGTTGAAGCGGACCGCCCGGTGACGGCGGCCGAAGAGTCCGTTATTCGTTCCATCTCCCAGTCCGGTCGTCCGGCACTGCTGGTGATCAACAAGATCGACCGGGTCGCGCCGCCGGCCCTGCTCGACCTGATCCGGCGCTACAGCGAATTGCACGATTTTCTTGAAATCGTGCCGGTGTCGGCTCTCAAGGGAGATGGTATCGAACAACTGCTTGACGCTCTGCTGCCCCATCTTCCGGAAGGTCCGCCGCTCTATCCCGAAGAGATGGTGACCGACCAGCCGGAACGATTCATCGTTGCCGAGATGATTCGCGAGCAGGTGCTGAAAAAACTGCAGAAGGAAATCCCCTACGGGACCGCGGTGCAGATTGAACTGTTCGAAGATCAGCCGGAGCGGGATCTGGTGGAGATCCATGCCGTCATTCACGTTGAACGGGAACCGCACAAACGTATTCTGGTCGGCAAGGGGGGCAGCATGATCCGTTCCATCGGACAGGCCGCCCGGTTCGACATCGAGCGCCTGCTCGACACCAGGGTGTTTCTCAAACTCTTTGTCCGCGTCGATCGCGACTGGACCCGGTCCGATCGCCTGTTGCGTGAATTCGGATACGAGTGA
- the holB gene encoding DNA polymerase III subunit delta' produces MTFEQILGHQSQKEILRRALASDRLAHAYLFEGPEGIGKRLMALGVARAVFCSRGTGCGDCVACRKVDHHNHPDLHLLEVEGTSIKIDQIRELQRSLSLRPLEAKKKICLINGAEYLNPAAGNALLKTLEEPPGDALIILLSAHPDRLLSTIRSRCQRLPFRRLQRDVLQQVLQQQLGIGDAESHVLSALAEGSFKKAFGKDRRLYLEQRRELLRELTALTGGSILPRFEFAEKLAGQKEQLQEILGIFQTFFRDLLLHKHGRPENEWVNLDLREKIERVARLETEESLLLKLDALAATRLQLERNVNRQLAMEVLLQRLAPA; encoded by the coding sequence ATGACTTTTGAACAGATTCTTGGTCATCAGAGCCAGAAGGAGATCCTGCGCCGGGCGCTGGCATCCGACCGACTGGCCCATGCCTACCTGTTTGAAGGACCGGAAGGTATCGGCAAACGCCTGATGGCGCTGGGCGTGGCCAGGGCCGTCTTCTGCAGCCGGGGAACCGGATGCGGGGATTGCGTCGCCTGCCGCAAGGTCGACCATCACAACCATCCGGACCTGCATCTGCTCGAGGTTGAAGGGACCAGCATCAAAATAGACCAGATACGCGAGCTGCAGCGCAGCCTGTCGCTGCGGCCGCTGGAGGCGAAGAAGAAAATCTGCCTGATCAACGGCGCCGAGTATCTCAACCCGGCAGCCGGCAACGCGTTGCTCAAAACTCTGGAAGAGCCTCCCGGAGACGCGCTGATCATCCTGCTGTCGGCCCACCCGGACCGCCTGCTCAGCACCATCCGGTCCCGCTGCCAGCGGCTGCCCTTCAGGCGTCTGCAACGGGACGTGCTGCAACAGGTTCTGCAGCAGCAGCTCGGTATCGGGGACGCGGAAAGCCATGTCCTCTCCGCCCTGGCCGAAGGAAGCTTTAAAAAAGCTTTCGGCAAAGATCGCCGACTCTACCTGGAACAGCGCCGGGAACTGCTGCGTGAGTTGACGGCACTCACCGGCGGCTCGATCCTGCCGCGTTTCGAATTCGCGGAGAAACTGGCCGGCCAGAAGGAACAGCTGCAGGAAATACTGGGGATCTTTCAAACTTTTTTCCGGGATCTGCTGCTGCACAAACATGGCCGTCCGGAAAACGAGTGGGTCAACCTTGACCTGCGTGAAAAAATTGAACGTGTCGCCCGGCTGGAAACGGAAGAAAGCCTGCTGTTGAAGCTGGACGCCCTGGCGGCAACGCGTCTCCAGCTGGAACGCAATGTGAACCGGCAACTGGCGATGGAAGTTCTGCTGCAGCGACTGGCGCCGGCCTGA
- the der gene encoding ribosome biogenesis GTPase Der — protein MLPVVAIVGRPNVGKSTLFNRLLGQRKAIVEDVPGVTRDRNYARVDRFDRPFMLIDTGGFEPASEDRLLTQMREQSQLAIEEADIILLVFDGREGLTPSDEEVAAMLRRVEKPVLFLVNKIDGDSQELALGEFYSLGLDDLLPISSAHGRGVGELIDRLHQLMPEEVPPRESEQETRLAVIGRPNVGKSSLINRMLGVERVVANPTAGTTRDSVDTPFVYNRKNYLMIDTAGIRRKGKVSQKLEKFSVVQALKAMERAHIVLVVIDAGEGVTDQDLTVAGYAEEKGRAVLLVVNKWDLVEKDHTTMGQYIKDLRGKFKFLPDAPVVFISALTGQRVSKIMTEVEKLSEEFNRKLSTSAINKVLQEATEAHPPSIFRGKRLKFFYATQTGVRPPTITIFVNRSDGVHFSYQRYLANQFRRALRLTGSPLRIRYQDRRH, from the coding sequence ATGTTGCCTGTGGTTGCCATTGTCGGCCGGCCCAATGTCGGTAAATCGACCCTGTTCAATCGTCTGCTCGGTCAACGCAAGGCGATTGTCGAGGATGTTCCCGGTGTGACCAGGGATCGCAATTATGCGCGGGTCGATCGTTTCGACCGTCCATTCATGCTGATTGATACCGGCGGGTTCGAGCCTGCCAGCGAAGACCGGCTGCTGACGCAGATGCGGGAACAGTCGCAGCTGGCGATCGAAGAGGCCGATATCATCCTGCTGGTTTTCGATGGTCGTGAGGGGTTGACGCCCTCCGATGAAGAGGTCGCGGCGATGCTGCGCCGGGTTGAGAAGCCGGTGCTGTTCCTGGTCAACAAGATCGATGGTGACAGCCAGGAACTGGCGCTGGGAGAATTCTACAGCCTCGGTCTGGACGACCTGCTGCCGATCTCCTCGGCCCATGGCCGTGGTGTCGGTGAGTTGATCGACCGCCTTCACCAGTTGATGCCGGAAGAGGTGCCTCCGCGGGAATCTGAGCAGGAGACACGCCTGGCGGTCATCGGTCGTCCCAATGTCGGTAAAAGTTCGCTGATCAACAGGATGCTGGGGGTGGAGAGGGTGGTTGCCAATCCAACCGCCGGTACGACACGCGACAGTGTCGACACCCCTTTTGTCTACAACCGTAAAAACTACCTGATGATCGATACCGCGGGCATCAGGCGCAAGGGCAAGGTCAGTCAGAAACTGGAAAAATTCAGTGTCGTCCAGGCGCTGAAAGCGATGGAGAGAGCCCATATCGTGCTGGTGGTGATCGACGCCGGCGAGGGGGTGACGGATCAGGACCTGACCGTTGCCGGCTATGCCGAAGAGAAGGGACGGGCGGTGCTGCTGGTGGTCAACAAGTGGGACCTGGTTGAAAAGGATCACACCACCATGGGGCAGTATATCAAGGACCTGCGCGGCAAATTCAAGTTCCTGCCCGATGCGCCGGTGGTCTTCATTTCCGCCCTGACCGGCCAGCGGGTTTCAAAAATCATGACCGAGGTTGAAAAGCTGAGCGAGGAGTTCAATCGCAAGCTCTCGACCTCCGCCATCAACAAGGTTCTGCAGGAGGCGACGGAAGCGCACCCGCCGAGCATTTTCCGCGGCAAGAGGCTGAAATTCTTTTACGCGACCCAGACCGGGGTGCGGCCCCCGACCATCACCATCTTCGTCAACCGTTCAGACGGGGTGCATTTTTCCTATCAACGCTACCTGGCCAACCAGTTCCGCCGGGCGTTGCGGCTGACCGGGTCACCGTTGCGGATCCGCTATCAGGACCGCCGCCATTGA
- a CDS encoding chemotaxis protein CheA, with product MSDHSSSRAIHEFLAEAEEIIENLNRGLVSMGEQVESGEIDPDTVNAIFREAHSIKGLSGMFGFDDISQLSHQMENLLDSLRLGKLSLSRQMLEVLFQGVETLARLVSGKADDDAFQLDLGPVMALIENLLEGEPDPAADLLDGIDLDSSLLNVLTEYEEHRLRENLSRGRRLLLVKANFSLASFDQELAELTDALKKTGELISTLPSPGDADDRIGFQLLVGTDRELSEVSAAIDRDSVKFEEVHRKPPSSGAHPTTANPTVTNAEVEDVATGSELTDPVAGADEQAASLRSFSRTVRVDIEKLDNLMNIVGELVLSKGAIQRIAEEIKDKVSNDLAADLHKATRGLERRLDELQAGVMEVRMVPISQLFDKMTRIVRRVANEHGKSVSLDIRGAETELDKLIVEDLTDPLMHIIRNAIDHGIETPEERKSAGKEERARISLHASQKGNHVVIEVQDDGRGIDPQRVRQKAIEKGLISSEVVLSREEVHDLLFMPGFSTRDEVSDLSGRGVGMDVVKNNIAALSGMIEIDSEPGQGTTMTITLPITLAIIKALIVRASGQTYAVPINSVLETLMLDPAVIETIERREVIELRNSTLPLLRLSEAFDLPLNEHHEEKLFVAVVGLAEKRLGIVVDELLGQQDVVIKSLGRTLSFVKGIAGAADLGSQRTILVLDVGGLMSEALRAEVGAHV from the coding sequence GTGAGCGATCATTCCTCATCCCGGGCGATCCACGAGTTCCTCGCCGAGGCCGAAGAGATTATTGAAAATCTCAATCGTGGACTGGTTTCCATGGGAGAGCAGGTTGAGTCCGGAGAGATTGACCCGGATACGGTCAATGCCATTTTCCGTGAGGCCCATTCCATCAAGGGGCTTTCCGGGATGTTCGGCTTTGATGACATCTCCCAGCTGTCCCACCAGATGGAAAACCTGCTCGACAGCCTGCGCCTCGGCAAGTTGTCACTCTCCCGGCAGATGCTCGAGGTCCTGTTCCAGGGAGTTGAAACCCTCGCCCGGCTGGTTTCCGGCAAGGCGGACGATGACGCCTTCCAGCTCGATCTCGGCCCGGTCATGGCTCTTATCGAGAACCTCCTTGAAGGAGAGCCTGATCCTGCCGCCGATCTGCTGGACGGCATCGATCTCGACTCCTCGCTGCTCAATGTCCTGACGGAATACGAGGAACATCGCCTGCGTGAGAATCTTTCGCGGGGACGCCGCCTGCTGCTGGTCAAAGCCAACTTCAGCCTGGCCAGTTTTGACCAGGAACTCGCCGAGTTGACAGACGCCCTCAAGAAAACCGGTGAGCTTATCAGTACCCTGCCGAGTCCCGGAGATGCCGATGATCGCATCGGCTTTCAGCTGCTGGTCGGTACCGACCGGGAATTGTCCGAGGTCTCAGCGGCCATCGATCGCGATTCGGTCAAGTTTGAAGAGGTCCATCGCAAGCCGCCGTCTTCCGGCGCCCATCCGACGACAGCGAATCCGACCGTCACCAACGCGGAGGTAGAGGACGTCGCGACCGGAAGCGAGTTGACCGATCCCGTTGCCGGCGCCGATGAACAGGCCGCGTCACTGCGGTCTTTCAGCCGTACGGTCCGGGTCGATATCGAAAAACTCGACAACCTGATGAATATTGTCGGCGAACTGGTTCTTTCCAAAGGGGCCATCCAGCGCATTGCCGAAGAGATCAAGGACAAGGTCAGCAATGACCTGGCTGCCGATCTGCACAAGGCGACGCGCGGTCTTGAACGCCGCCTTGATGAACTTCAGGCCGGGGTTATGGAGGTGCGGATGGTGCCGATTTCGCAGCTCTTCGACAAGATGACCAGGATTGTCCGCCGGGTCGCCAATGAACACGGCAAGAGTGTTTCTCTTGACATCCGCGGGGCCGAAACGGAGCTTGACAAGTTGATTGTCGAGGATCTGACCGATCCCCTGATGCACATCATCCGCAATGCCATCGACCACGGGATCGAGACTCCCGAGGAGCGCAAGTCCGCGGGAAAAGAAGAAAGGGCCAGGATCTCTCTCCATGCGTCACAGAAAGGGAACCATGTTGTTATCGAAGTTCAGGATGATGGCCGGGGGATTGATCCGCAGCGGGTGAGACAAAAGGCGATCGAAAAAGGACTGATTTCGAGCGAGGTGGTGCTGAGTCGCGAGGAAGTTCATGACCTGCTTTTCATGCCCGGGTTCTCCACCCGCGATGAAGTCAGCGATCTTTCCGGACGCGGCGTCGGCATGGATGTGGTGAAAAACAATATTGCCGCGCTCTCCGGCATGATCGAGATCGACAGCGAGCCGGGGCAGGGGACCACCATGACCATCACCCTGCCGATCACGCTGGCCATCATCAAGGCGTTGATCGTGCGGGCCAGCGGTCAGACCTACGCGGTCCCGATCAACTCGGTTCTCGAGACTCTGATGCTTGATCCCGCGGTGATCGAGACCATTGAGCGCCGGGAAGTGATAGAATTGCGCAACAGCACTCTGCCGTTGCTGCGGTTGAGTGAAGCCTTTGATCTTCCTTTGAACGAACACCATGAAGAGAAGCTCTTTGTCGCCGTGGTCGGCCTGGCTGAAAAACGGTTGGGGATCGTCGTCGATGAGCTGCTCGGACAGCAGGATGTGGTCATCAAGTCCCTGGGGCGCACGCTTTCTTTTGTCAAGGGGATTGCCGGAGCCGCTGATCTCGGCAGCCAGCGGACGATTCTGGTGCTTGATGTCGGCGGCCTGATGAGTGAGGCTCTGCGCGCTGAGGTTGGTGCCCATGTATAA
- a CDS encoding elongator complex protein 3, protein MKCRSIYPIFLSRYGCRSRCVYCRQEIHSDGDRSWSPEQVQQTLATWLPERGAGEIAYYGGSFSLLPLSLQRAYLDVAGVFVAAGRVRGIRISTHPAGLGDAQLEILHGRPVSCVEVGCQSFSDRVLERAGRGHDAADIRAGVARLHSLKVRIGLQLMPGLPGGDRAEALASLRQALQLRPDFIRIYPTVVLPGTPLEEMLLRGRYRAWSLDEAVETCADMLLTCLRAGIPVIRIGLPPLDVPAVAGPRHPALGQLVICRLWRRALAAALEQKNGTIQVSPVSLSDVLGHRRSNLRFLQERFGPLAVRTSRTLDRHSFLVGSELFSWPEMAAAGSHSEAYYAA, encoded by the coding sequence GTGAAGTGCCGGTCGATTTACCCGATTTTCCTGTCCCGTTATGGCTGTCGCAGCCGGTGCGTCTATTGCCGGCAGGAAATACATTCTGACGGCGACCGGTCCTGGAGCCCGGAGCAGGTTCAGCAGACGCTGGCGACCTGGCTGCCGGAACGCGGAGCCGGCGAGATCGCTTATTACGGCGGCAGTTTCAGCCTGTTGCCGTTATCCCTGCAGCGGGCGTACCTGGATGTTGCCGGTGTCTTTGTCGCAGCCGGCCGCGTCCGGGGGATCAGGATTTCAACGCACCCCGCAGGGCTGGGCGACGCGCAGCTTGAAATCCTGCACGGCCGGCCGGTCAGTTGCGTGGAGGTCGGCTGCCAGAGTTTCTCCGACCGGGTTCTTGAACGGGCCGGTCGGGGGCATGACGCGGCCGATATCCGGGCCGGGGTGGCGCGCCTGCATTCCCTGAAGGTCAGGATCGGTCTGCAGTTGATGCCCGGGTTGCCGGGCGGGGACCGGGCCGAGGCGCTGGCATCCCTGCGTCAGGCCCTGCAGTTGCGGCCCGACTTTATCCGCATCTACCCGACCGTCGTGCTGCCCGGAACGCCGCTGGAGGAGATGCTGCTCCGTGGCCGTTACCGGGCCTGGAGTCTGGATGAGGCGGTTGAAACCTGTGCTGACATGCTGCTGACCTGTCTGCGGGCCGGGATTCCGGTCATTCGTATCGGCCTGCCGCCGCTGGACGTGCCGGCTGTTGCCGGGCCCCGGCATCCGGCCCTGGGGCAATTGGTCATCTGTCGCCTGTGGCGCCGTGCGCTGGCCGCCGCCCTGGAACAAAAAAATGGTACTATCCAGGTGTCACCCGTCAGCCTGAGTGATGTCCTCGGTCACCGCAGGTCGAATCTCCGTTTTCTGCAGGAGAGATTCGGCCCCCTGGCTGTCAGGACATCCAGGACCCTGGACCGGCATTCTTTTCTGGTCGGTTCCGAACTCTTTTCCTGGCCCGAGATGGCTGCGGCGGGTTCCCATAGTGAGGCATATTATGCAGCATGA
- the rnc gene encoding ribonuclease III, whose amino-acid sequence MDTLQQRLGHRFVDQALLSQALTHKSYANEHRPEEAQDNERLEFLGDAVLDLVVSEALHSRQPLLSEGEMTRIRAEVVSEKGLSFLARDLGVGKRLRLGRGEELTGGRDKDSLLADATEALFGAVFCDGGFDAARKVILGLLEQLITRAVDTKSGLDAKTRLQEILQARHGQLPSYVLAGSEGPDHDRSYLVEVRFQGETIAAGRGRTKKQAEQQAAARALRQLES is encoded by the coding sequence ATGGATACCCTGCAGCAACGACTCGGACACCGGTTTGTCGATCAGGCCCTTCTCAGCCAGGCTTTGACGCACAAGTCCTATGCCAACGAGCACCGTCCCGAAGAGGCGCAGGACAACGAGCGGCTTGAGTTTCTCGGTGACGCGGTTCTCGACCTGGTGGTCAGTGAAGCACTGCACAGCCGACAGCCGCTTCTCAGCGAAGGGGAGATGACCAGGATTCGTGCCGAGGTGGTCAGTGAAAAAGGACTCAGTTTCCTGGCGCGCGACCTGGGTGTCGGCAAGCGGTTGCGGTTGGGCCGGGGGGAGGAGTTGACCGGCGGTCGGGACAAGGACAGCCTGTTGGCCGACGCGACCGAGGCCTTGTTTGGAGCGGTCTTCTGCGACGGCGGATTCGACGCGGCACGGAAGGTGATTCTCGGGTTGCTGGAGCAGTTGATCACGCGCGCCGTCGACACCAAGTCAGGTCTGGACGCCAAAACCCGCCTGCAGGAAATTCTGCAGGCGCGCCATGGCCAGTTGCCGAGTTATGTTCTGGCCGGCAGTGAAGGGCCTGACCATGACCGCAGTTATCTGGTTGAAGTCCGGTTTCAGGGGGAAACGATCGCCGCCGGACGCGGCCGAACCAAGAAACAGGCGGAACAGCAGGCCGCCGCCAGAGCTCTGCGGCAGCTGGAGTCGTGA
- a CDS encoding ExeA family protein: MYKEFYGLAERPFSKTPDPRFLYLSRGHKEALARLVYAVEESDLVLLTGEIGCGKTTLSRALIDELEENRKVILFINPRLTPMEFLKTLALRLGVKKPSRSKSDLLDQIGAELYRSHEAGQCPVLVIDEAQLVPHKETFDEIRLLTNFQLDDQNLICVVLMGQPELRKRLLHRAYEPLRQRIGMQYNLQPLCLEETRAYLQHRLQVAGGDPQLFSEEAVRVVQEFSGGVPRRINHVAALALLEGFGREAPQIDGDVMNAVMDELAMAI; the protein is encoded by the coding sequence ATGTATAAGGAATTTTACGGACTTGCAGAACGGCCTTTCAGCAAAACCCCCGATCCGCGCTTCCTCTACCTCAGCCGCGGACACAAGGAAGCCCTGGCGCGGCTGGTGTACGCCGTGGAAGAGAGTGACCTGGTCCTGCTGACCGGAGAAATCGGCTGCGGCAAGACCACCCTCTCCCGGGCCCTGATTGATGAACTGGAGGAAAACCGCAAGGTGATCCTGTTTATCAATCCGCGGTTGACGCCGATGGAGTTTCTCAAAACCCTGGCTCTTCGGCTGGGGGTGAAGAAGCCGTCCCGCAGCAAGTCCGATCTGCTCGATCAGATCGGTGCTGAACTCTATCGCAGCCATGAAGCCGGGCAATGTCCGGTCCTGGTGATTGATGAAGCGCAGCTGGTGCCGCATAAGGAAACCTTTGATGAAATCAGGCTGCTGACCAATTTCCAGCTGGATGACCAGAACCTGATCTGCGTCGTGTTGATGGGGCAGCCGGAATTGCGCAAGCGCCTGCTGCATCGCGCCTATGAACCGCTGCGCCAGCGCATCGGCATGCAGTACAATCTGCAGCCGCTCTGTCTGGAGGAAACGCGCGCCTATCTGCAGCACCGGCTTCAGGTTGCCGGTGGTGATCCGCAACTCTTCAGTGAAGAGGCGGTACGGGTTGTGCAAGAATTTTCGGGAGGCGTGCCGCGACGCATCAACCATGTCGCCGCCCTGGCCTTACTGGAGGGGTTCGGTCGTGAAGCCCCGCAAATCGACGGCGACGTGATGAATGCCGTGATGGACGAGTTGGCAATGGCCATTTAG